In Rhodamnia argentea isolate NSW1041297 chromosome 4, ASM2092103v1, whole genome shotgun sequence, the following proteins share a genomic window:
- the LOC115736235 gene encoding conserved oligomeric Golgi complex subunit 4-like — MVSPPSSAPLEEPSEDALSSSSIGFGTPEALAHVRTLTDVGAMTRRLRECIAYERALDLDLASRRADLDSRLADLEKSSHYLDIFKFDYDHMLSDVRPISLLAEQVIGKVRELDLAQTRIMSALPVFDAMQEREECIEGATKALDREDYESASKCVERFLQIDAKYLRDPCWWDKMMAPKTQLEGIVRKRLAAAVDQQDHASVLRFIRLYCPLGLKDEGLQEYVGYLRKVIGMRTKFEQSVELTHDQHSNQGDFATCLDNLFKDIVLAIKTNTEVFKSLCGEDGILHAILELQEECDSWGSLVLKRYMEWRRLGNMSSEINAQNTSLLAFRAPQGPDPRYIMSCLKEILFLRRLCEHHTEFMLSTIKGLTSVDADSLPRATKAFRSGRLSKVVQEITGYYAILEGFVMVENVRKAISIDEHLPGCLTSSMVDEVFCVLDSCLRRAISTSDISSVVAVLSGASRLLSNKYREALQLRMREPNLVRKLFLGGVGVQKTCTEIATALNNMDVSSKYAVKLKHDIEEQCAKVFPAPADRERLKSCLSELGETCTTFKQALNGGMEQLVATVTPRIRAVLDSVATINYELSDAEYANNDIKDPWVQRLLHAVETYVACLQPLMTANNYDSFVHFVIDFIVKGLEAIMMQKRFSPLGGLQLDKDARALASHFSSMTQRTVRDKFAHLTQIAMILNVEKVSEIL, encoded by the exons ATGGTGTCGCCTCCCTCCTCCGCCCCGCTCGAGGAGCCTTCGGAGGATGCGCTCTCCTCGTCCTCCATCGGCTTCGGCACCCCCGAGGCCCTCGCCCACGTCCGGACCCTCACCGACGTCGGCGCCATGACCCGCCGCCTCCGCGAGTGCATCGCCTACGAGCGGgccctcgacctcgacctcgccTCCCGCCGCGCCGACCTCGACTCCCGCCTTGCCGACCTCGAGAAGTCCTCCCACTACCTCGACATCTTCAAGTTCGACTACGACCACATGCTTTCCGACGTTCGCCCCATCTCCCTTCTTGCCGAACAGGTCATCGGCAAGGTCCGCGAGCTCGATCTTGCCCAGACCCGCATCATGTCCGCGCTCCCCGTCTTCGACGCGATGCAGGAGAGGGAGGAGTGCATCGAGGGGGCGACGAAGGCGCTGGACCGTGAGGACTACGAGTCCGCTTCCAAGTGCGTTGAGAGGTTCCTCCAGATCGATGCCAAGTATTTGCGGGATCCGTGCTGGTGGGACAAGATGATGGCCCCCAAGACGCAGCTCGAGGGGATCGTGAGGAAGCGGCTGGCTGCCGCCGTGGATCAGCAGGATCACGCCTCGGTTCTCCGCTTCATTCGGCTGTATTGCCCGCTGGGGTTGAAGGACGAAGGGCTTCAGGAGTACGTTGGCTATTTGAGGAAGGTGATTGGGATGAGGACCAAGTTCGAGCAATCGGTGGAATTGACGCACGATCAGCACAGCAATCAGGGTGACTTTGCTACGTGTTTGGACAATTTGTTTAAGGATATTGTATTGGCAATCAAGACGAACACTGAGGTTTTCAAGAGTCTGTGTGGAGAGGATGGTATTCTGCACGCTATCTTGGAGCTCCAAGAGGAGTGTGATTCGTGGGGTTCGCTGGTTTTGAAGAGGTACATGGAATGGAGGAGATTGGGGAATATGTCTTCTGAGATCAATGCGCAAAACACGAGCTTGCTTGCTTTTCGAGCTCCACAAGGGCCGGATCCCAGATACATTATGTCGTGTTTGAAGGAGATATTGTTCCTTAGGCGATTGTGCGAGCATCACACCGAATTCATGCTTTCCACGATCAAGGGGTTGACTTCAGTTGACGCCGACTCGCTGCCGCGAGCAACAAAGGCATTTAGGAGCGGGAGGCTTAGTAAAGTCGTGCAAGAAATCACCGGTTATTATGCCATTCTAGAGGGCTTTGTCATGGTAGAGAATGTGAGGAAGGCTATCAGCATAGATGAGCATCTTCCTGGTTGCCTTACCTCTTCTATGGTCGACGAAGTCTTCTGTGTTCTTGACAGCTGCTTGAGAAGAGCCATCTCAACTTCGGATATCAGCTCCGTTGTGGCAGTTTTGAGCGGGGCCTCTAGGTTGTTGAGCAATAAGTACCGTGAAGCTTTGCAATTGAGGATGAGAGAGCCGAACCTTGTTCGTAAGCTTTTCCTGGGTGGTGTCGGTGTGCAGAAAACTTGTACCGAAATAGCAACGGCCTTGAATAATATGGATGTAAGCAGCAAATACGCTGTCAAGCTTAAGCATGACATTGAAGAGCAATGTGCAAAG GTATTTCCTGCTCCTGCCGACAGAGAAAGACTGAAATCTTGTTTATCCGAGCTTGGCGAGACGTGCACCACTTTCAAGCAAGCTCTGAATGGTGGGATGGAGCAACTGGTAGCTACCGTGACACCGCGGATCCGTGCAGTGCTAGATAGTGTGGCGACTATCAATTATGAGTTATCAGATGCTGAATATGCCAACAATGACATAAAAGATCCCTGGGTGCAGAGGCTACTCCATGCCGTAGAGACCTACGTGGCATgcctccagccattgatgacTGCCAACAACTACGACTCATTTGTGCATTTCGTTATCGACTTCATCGTGAAGGGACTCGAAGCGATCATGATGCAAAAGAGATTCAGTCCGCTTGGAGGTCTTCAGCTGGACAAAGATGCAAGGGCACTTGCAAGTCATTTCTCTAGCATGACCCAAAGAACCGTCAGAGATAAGTTTGCGCATCTGACTCAAATAGCTATGATCCTTAATGTAGAGAAGGTTTCGGAGATTCTATAG
- the LOC115736196 gene encoding RNA polymerase II C-terminal domain phosphatase-like 4 — MSLVTDSPVHSSSSDDFASYLDSKLASGSSGSSADDESDDESDHESERIKRRKVESLEILEEPEGSTSREYSEQIVETTIKQDSCSHPGFFGGMCMRCGKRVEEESGVTFGYIHKGLRLANDEIARLRKTDMKNLLRYKKLYLILDLDHTLLNSTSLAHITTEEEHLRGKVDSWQDVSKGSLFVLEHMHTMTKLRPFVRTFLKEASEMFEMYIYTMGDRSYAQEMAKLLDPTREYFHERVISRDDGTQRHQKGLDVVLGHESYVLILDDTEQAWTKHKENLILMERYHYFASSCQQFGFSCRSLSEMETDESECDGALATVIGVLKRIHTIFFHELEDELAGRDVRQVLKTLRKEVLEGCKIVFSRVFPTNFPASHHQLWKMAEQLGATCTVDLDDSVTHVVAMDAGTEKSRWAVKEKKLLVHPRWIEASYYFWKRQKEESFSVEQKTSS, encoded by the exons ATGAGTCTTGTGACAGATTCACCAGTGCATTCATCTAGCAGTGATGACTTTGCATCCTACCTCGACTCGAAGTTAGCTTCTGGTTCTTCTGGTTCATCGGCCGACGACGAATCTGACGACGAGAGCGATCATGAAAGTGAAAG GATAAAGAGGCGCAAGGTGGAGAGCCTGGAAATTTTAGAGGAACCTGAGGGGTCAACTTCGCGCGAATATTCAGAACAAATAGTAG AAACAACCATTAAGCAGGATTCCTGTTCACATCCTGGCTTTTTTGGGGGAATGTGCATGCGTTGTGGGAAACGTGTTGAAGAAGAATCGGGTGTAACATTTGGCTATATACATAAG GGTTTAAGGCTTGCTAATGATGAGATTGCTCGGTTGCGAAAGACAGACATGAAAAATTTGCTACGTTACAAAAAGCTTTACTTGATCCTTGACTTAGATCATACATTGCTCAATTCAACTTCGCTTGCGCATATTACTACTGAAGAGGAACACCTGAGAGGCAAAGTAGATTCTTGGCAAG ACGTCTCTAAAGGCAGCCTCTTCGTGTTGGAGCATATGCACACAATGACCAAGTTGAGACCCTTTGTGCGGACCTTCTTAAAGGAAGCTAGTGAAATGTTTGAGATGTACATATACACAATGGGTGATCGATCTTACGCCCAGGAAATGGCTAAGCTACTTGACCCAACAAGAGAGTACTTCCATGAAAGAGTGATCTCCCGAGATGATGGTACCCAACGACACCAAAAAGGCCTTGATGTGGTGCTGGGCCATGAAAGTTATGTACTGATATTAGATGATACAGAACAG GCATGGACAAAGCACAAGGAAAATTTGATACTGATGGAAAGGTACCATTACTTTGCTTCAAGCTGTCAACAATTTGGATTCTCATGTAGATCTCTGTCTGAGATGGAGACGGATGAAAGCGAGTGTGATGGAGCTCTTGCCACTGTTATTGGAGTTCTCAAACGGATCCATACCATATTTTTTCAT GAACTTGAGGACGAGCTCGCTGGAAGAGATGTTAGAcag GTTTTGAAGACGCTTCGCAAGGAAGTCCTCGAAGGCTGTAAGATCGTCTTCAGCCGTGTGTTTCCAACCAACTTCCCTGCTAGCCACCACCAGCTGTGGAAGATGGCGGAGCAGTTGGGAGCCACGTGCACAGTGGACCTCGACGATTCAGTAACCCATGTGGTTGCGATGGATGCTGGGACAGAGAAGTCGCGTTGGGCGGTCAAGGAAAAGAAGTTGCTGGTTCATCCACGGTGGATCGAAGCTTCATACTATTTctggaagaggcaaaaagaggaGAGCTTCTCGGTCGAACAAAAAACCAGTAGTTAG